GACGGAATAGCTACCTTGTATAGATACCCTGTACACTTACCCTGAATAGATACACCTGAGTATATATACAGTTAGAACAAACTGATTGCATACAGTAATAGAGCACTACGTAGACAGACTGAGTGCAAGGCTGAGTGAATACCAGAGTATCAATACTGAATAGATACCCTGAATATAGACACTAAGTATATATAACTGAGTATATAGACAGATAAGTAATATCTGAGTAATGATTCCGGATCATCACTGGGTATATACTGTGCAAGTAAATTACAGGAAGATACTGAATAGAATGCTAACAGTTACTATTAATAGTAGGCCTGGGGTATATTAACTGAATGCTAAGACTAGACATATTATTAGTAGTTACTAATTGTGCAATATCTATAGATACACTGTAGTCGAGTATCAGATATCAATACTGTAGATCATACCCACTATATACTATTGGCCTAATAGTCTAACTATCTTGCTAAGTGTTTAGCTTAGTAGTTGATGGTAAGTCCATACGGGTATCTATACCTGATAATCACAGTATATATGCTCAGTAATCTTCCACTAAGTGTAATGCAGTGATTGTTTATTCTGTAGGCATCAACTCATATGCATAATGTAGGAACTCTTGATGCAGTATATTAATTGCTATTGGCATATTAAGTTCATACCAACAGGCTCCAATGCTACCATGCACTGATAGGTTATCAGGCCGGGACTATACTACCGGATAAGGTAGATAACAGCGCAGTAAAGCCCGGTTCTCGAATGACGGCTAGAAGTCGAACCTATTGATAGCTTTCCTGAGCTGTTCCATCTTGAAGCCGTGGACATAGGTGCCGAAGGTCACACCGACTTGCCCATGCCCCAAGATAGCACTGATCTGTGGAGCGGGAACATCAGCCTGAGCGAACACTGTCGCCATTGTATGGCGCAAGCTGTGAAACACATGGCCGGTATCACCCAGTCCTAGCTGGGGCAAAAGCCATTCGTTGAACCAGCGTCCGGGGTTCCGGCCAAAGCCGTTCTTCGTACAGTAGGGCAGATCAGGGAACAGCCGCGTAGATCGCCCTTTACGGCGTTCCTCCACGAAGTCCGCGAAGCCGAGCGCCAGCAGGCGTTCGTGAACCGGCACGAGCCGCGCAGACGAGTGGTTTTTGAGGCTCTTATGCTCGCCACCTTCTTTCGTCACATTGATGGCGTAGCCTGCGCTGTCTTGCTGCACATCCGCAAGGTCAAGCTGAGCGATCTCATTCAGCCGCATGCCTGTGAACATGCCGATAAGCGCGATCCACTTGTGGTCAGGTTTAATACGGGCTTTTTCGTCAGTGATATGCCGGAGCATTGTTTGAAGCTGTGCAGAAGTGAAGGCCGGTCGTTCATCATCTTTTTTATTCTTGGAGAGCTTGACGCGCATTCCCTCAAAGATGTTCGAGTCTGCATGTCCGTTTGACACAGCCCAACTAAAGAAGCTCTGCAAGTTGCCGTTATAAACGTTCAGTGTTCGTGCTGCGATTGGCTCTAAACCCGGTATGTCGAGTATCTCGTGTATTGACTTGCCCTTGGTTGCCGCCAGCTTATTCCGGTTCTTGGGCATCTTCATGAGCACTCTTTTGACTTCCTGCGCATCTGCCTTGGTCATGGCAGCAATAGGCTTCTTGTCTGTGATCTCGCTCAGCAGTTCCAGTGCTTCACGCTTGGACGCCATTGTCTTCGCCGCAAGTTGTTCTGAATGGTTTAGCTCATTGAAGTAGAGTTCAACTGTATCGTCAAAGTCAGGCAGATCAGTTGCTTGTTCCGGCTCACCTGCTTTTTTTGCAGGTTCGGGCAGCGGGTCCGGTTCAAGCTCAAGATTGTCCAACGTCGCGAGATGTTCAAACGCCTTGACGGCATAAGCCCGGTAGCCCTTCTGCAACTCACGCACCAGCCACTCGCGGCTCTCTGCGGTCAGGCGTTCCTCAGAGATGCCCCGAAAGCCGCAGAAATGGCTTATGAGGGCATCCTTTCCACCCTGTTGAAAGCTCAACCAATTTTCAAAGTCTTCCTCAGCTATGCCCAGTGTGTTTGTCAGACCATCATATTCGGCCCCTGTAGGCGGGCCATTCTCGGCGACCTTGCCTCTGAACCGTTCCAGCGAGTCATTGATTGCCTCGCGCACAAGCTGTCTGACTTCATCGTATCGCATGGCGGTAGCTGTTGCCGAAGCCACGGCGGATTGTCCAGTCACAACAAGCCGCTGCGACAAGCGCCTAGCTGTGTCAGGGCTTCTGGTGCGCAGGGACAGCCGTACATGCGTGCGCTTACGCTCTGGATGCAGACGATTCGGGATCGGCCAGCGGAAGTAATACACCCCGTGACGGGAACGGCTCAGATAGGCGGCAAGACGCATCCTGTGGCTCACTCATGTGGCGCACCGGCGGCAAATCTGTTCAGGATGCTGTTTTTGCTGGAGATGGTGGGCGACCCTGGAATCGAACCAGGCATGGGTCTCCCCGGCGGAGTTACAGTCCGCTGCCGCACCTTGCAGCACGTCGCCCGCCGAGCCATTCGGCGTGGGAGGGGAATAATTGTGGTGACGCGGGGCGTCAAGCCGAATTTGGGCATAATTTCATGCGGGGTTGCCAGCGGGGCCGGGGATGGCGCAGAAGGGCCGGCGAAAGGAACATTTGATGAGCGAGCGCAAGAACCGGAAGCCCGACTGGGTCATCGCCAAGGAACGTGCGAAAAAGGCCTCGGCGGCGGAGACGATCTGGCTGTTCGGGTTGCATGCGGTGCGCGATGCGCTGTCCAACCCGGCGCGTGAGAAGCTGCGGCTTGTGGTCACGCAGAACGCGCTTGACCGGCTGGGCGGGACCGGCGGGCTGGAGCCGGAGATCACCGATGCACGGGTTTTCGACCGCGTCGTGGGGCTGCCGCCCGACAGCGTGCATCAGGGCTGCGCGCTGGAGGTCAGGCCGCTTGCTTGGGGTGGTCTGGAAGAGGTCGCCGTCTCGGGCCGGGGGCAACCGATGGTTGTCGCTCTGGACCGGGTGACGGATCCGCATAATGTCGGCGCCATCCTGCGATCGGCCGAGGTGTTCGGTGCGCGCGCAGTCATTGCGCCCGCCCGTCATACGGCGCCCGAGACCGGGGCGCTTGCCAAGACCGCATCCGGCGCGCTGGAGCGTCAGCCCTATCTCAGGATCGGCAATCTGGCCGATGCGCTGATCGCGCTCAAGGATCTGGGCTACGTCGTCATCGGCCTCGCCGGTGAGGCGGAGGCGGATCTGGAGCATGTGCTGGATGAGGTCGGCGGGCGTCCGGTTTGCCTCGTTCTGGGGGCGGAAGGGCCGGGCCTGCGGGAGAAGACCCGCGAAACCTGTGACCATCTTGCCAAAATCCCGTTCTCAGGGCCGTTCGGTTCGCTGAATGTGTCGAATGCCGCCGCGATTTCGCTTTATGCTGCCGCACGACGTTTCACATCACCTTGATGCCGCAGCCCGAATCATGGACATGTTCTGGTTGCACTGCCATGTCATGAGGACACAAGTGTTATCGGTAAGATGCTGAAAATTACCCGCCGCCTCGCTGCTTTCTCACTCCTCGTTGCTTTGCCGCTCGGTGCCTATGCGCAGAACTGGGCGCTTGGCGGCTATGATCCGGTTGCCTATCTGACCCAGAATGCAGCCGTGCAGGGACGCGGGGATGTGGTGACGAGTTGGCGGGGCAAGGAATATCACTTCGCCAGCGAGGAAAACCGGGCCCGGTTCGAGGCCAATCCGCGCGCCTATACGCCGGGATTTGACGGGCTATGCGTCGTGGCGCTTGCCGAAGGGCGTTCGGAGCCGGGCGATCCGCGTCAATTCGTGACCATCGGGCAGCGGGTTTATCTGGTCGCAACGCCCGCCCGGAAGCAGCGTTTGCTGGAGCAACCGCGCGAACTTCTGATGAAAGCCAAGGATATGTGGCTGGAGATCGGCGGTTGATCGCCGAAATGTAACGAAATCGCGACAAGGCTTGGAAACCGCGAATCGGTCCCCATATTGGATACACGGGCGCGTTGCCACGGAACGGCCGCGCCCAGATCACTGTCCCTCGTTCCGCGACTTGCGCCCGGCCTTTTTGACCGGGCGCTTTTTTATGAAGGCTGATTTGGAGGAGATGATGGCTGACACCGAAACGATCCGTCGCATCAAGGATGAGACCAAAACCATTGCCGTGGTTGGGCTTTCGCCGAAATCGGACAGGCCAAGCTGGGGCGTGGCCCGTTTCCTTCAGGGGCTGGGCTACAGGATCATTCCGGTCAATCCGGGCCATGCCGGGGACCAGATCCTGGGCGAGACGGTTTACGCCGATCTCAGCGCGATTCCGGCGGATGCGAAGGTCGATATGGTCGATATTTTCCGTCGCTCCGACGCGGTGCCCGGCGTTGTCGATGAGGCGCTGACCGTGTTGCCGGATCTGAAATTCATCTGGATGCAGCTGGGTGTGCGCAATGACGAAGCCGCAGCAGCGGCGGAGACCGCAGGCAAGGTGGTCGTGCAGGACCGCTGCCCGAAGATCGAGTTTCCGCGTCTGGGTTAGGTCCGCGACGCTTCGCCCCTTCAGAACCCCAGCCTGTCGCGCAGCGCGTACCAGCTCATCCCGGCGACGAGCATTGGCCAGCGCAGCAGCGCGCCGCCCGGAAATCTGGGCGAGGGCAGGGCTGCCATAATGTCGAACCCTTCGGCCTGACCGGCCACGGCCTCGGCCATCTGCCTGCCTGCCAGCGTCGCAAGTGCCACGCCATGTCCCGAAAAACCGCTGGCAGACAGCGCATTCGGTGCCGGGCGGGCAAAACAGGGCAGGCGGTTCATGGTGATCGCCAGCGTGCCGCCCCAAGCATGGGTGAAGGGAATATCGGCCAGATCGGGATATATCTGCGCCAGCGGTTTGCGCACCTTGCTGGCGATGTCCTGCGGGAAGCGGTAGCTGACATTCTCGCCGCCGCCGAAGACCAGCCGGTCCTCATCGTCCAGCCGCCAGTAATTCACCACGAATTTCGTGTCATGCACCGCGATCCGGCGGCGCAGCACATCAGCGGCGCGCGCGCCGAGCGGGGCGGTTGCGGCGATGAAATTGTTGATCGGCATGACCCGCGAGGCGACCTCGCGCGACAGATCGCCGAGATAGCCGTTGCAGGCGAGGATCACATGGTCGCAGCGTATCGCCCCGGCCTCTGTCCGCAGCAGCGATTTTCCGGTGGCGTCCGTGGCGAACTCGATCTGCGTGACATGGCTGTTTTCGTGGATGCGCGCCCCGGCATCGCGCGCCAGCCGCGCCATGCCGAGCGCCAGCGCCAGCGGGTTCACATGCCCGGCCCCATGATCGAGCGCGCCGCCCTGATAGGCGGGTGAGGGCAGGATCTCTCGAAACGCTTCCGCCCCGAAACTCTCCACCCGGTCATAATCGTAGTCTCTCGCCAGATGTTCGATCTCGCGCCGGGCGGCGTCCAGTTCTGAAGACGTGCGGAACGCATGCGCGACGCCATCATGCAGCCTGACCCCGCTGCGGGCGGCGAGATCGCGGGTCAGCGCCTTGGCGTCCTCCGCCATATCCCACAGTATCCGGGCGGTTTCCTTCCCGGCGATGCCCTCCAACTCCTGCGGGTCGAGCCGCTGGCCGGAGCCGATCTGCCCGCCATTGCGCCCGGATGCGCCGAAGCCGACCCGGTGCGCCTCCAGCAGGGCGACATCGAAACCTCTTTCCGCCAGATGCAGCGCCGCTGACAGGCCGGTATAGCCCGCGCCGACGATGCAGACATCCGCCCTTGCCTCGCCCGTCAGCGCCGGGAACGGGTCGAGCAGATCGACCTGAGACGCATAAAGCGAGGGCGGATATTCGCCGCGCCTGTCATTGGAAAACAGCAGGTCCATGCCGGTCCTCTCAGCGATGCGCCGCAGCGATCACACGTTCAGCAGCAGATGTTCGCGTTCCCACGGGCTGATGACCTGAAGGAATTCTTTATATTCGTTGCGCTTGACGGATTCGTAGACGGCAGCGAAATCCTCGCCCAGAACGTCGCGCATCTTGTCGCTTTCCGCCATCAGGTCGAGCGCGTCGCCCAGCGTCAGCGGCAATTCATCCTCGCCGATATAGGCGTCGCCGATGCATTCGGGGCGCGGATCGTTGCCCTCGCGCAGACCCAGAAGACCGCAGGCGAGCGAGGCCGCGATGCCCAGATAGGGGTTGCAATCCATCCCGGCCAGCCGGTTCTCCACCCGCCGCGCATCCGGGCCGGAGATCGGCACCCGCAGCCCCGTGGTGCGGTTGTCGCGGCCCCATTCCAG
The genomic region above belongs to Paracoccus sp. SCSIO 75233 and contains:
- a CDS encoding site-specific integrase, yielding MRLAAYLSRSRHGVYYFRWPIPNRLHPERKRTHVRLSLRTRSPDTARRLSQRLVVTGQSAVASATATAMRYDEVRQLVREAINDSLERFRGKVAENGPPTGAEYDGLTNTLGIAEEDFENWLSFQQGGKDALISHFCGFRGISEERLTAESREWLVRELQKGYRAYAVKAFEHLATLDNLELEPDPLPEPAKKAGEPEQATDLPDFDDTVELYFNELNHSEQLAAKTMASKREALELLSEITDKKPIAAMTKADAQEVKRVLMKMPKNRNKLAATKGKSIHEILDIPGLEPIAARTLNVYNGNLQSFFSWAVSNGHADSNIFEGMRVKLSKNKKDDERPAFTSAQLQTMLRHITDEKARIKPDHKWIALIGMFTGMRLNEIAQLDLADVQQDSAGYAINVTKEGGEHKSLKNHSSARLVPVHERLLALGFADFVEERRKGRSTRLFPDLPYCTKNGFGRNPGRWFNEWLLPQLGLGDTGHVFHSLRHTMATVFAQADVPAPQISAILGHGQVGVTFGTYVHGFKMEQLRKAINRFDF
- a CDS encoding RNA methyltransferase — encoded protein: MSERKNRKPDWVIAKERAKKASAAETIWLFGLHAVRDALSNPAREKLRLVVTQNALDRLGGTGGLEPEITDARVFDRVVGLPPDSVHQGCALEVRPLAWGGLEEVAVSGRGQPMVVALDRVTDPHNVGAILRSAEVFGARAVIAPARHTAPETGALAKTASGALERQPYLRIGNLADALIALKDLGYVVIGLAGEAEADLEHVLDEVGGRPVCLVLGAEGPGLREKTRETCDHLAKIPFSGPFGSLNVSNAAAISLYAAARRFTSP
- a CDS encoding YHS domain-containing (seleno)protein, translated to MLKITRRLAAFSLLVALPLGAYAQNWALGGYDPVAYLTQNAAVQGRGDVVTSWRGKEYHFASEENRARFEANPRAYTPGFDGLCVVALAEGRSEPGDPRQFVTIGQRVYLVATPARKQRLLEQPRELLMKAKDMWLEIGG
- a CDS encoding CoA-binding protein, encoding MMADTETIRRIKDETKTIAVVGLSPKSDRPSWGVARFLQGLGYRIIPVNPGHAGDQILGETVYADLSAIPADAKVDMVDIFRRSDAVPGVVDEALTVLPDLKFIWMQLGVRNDEAAAAAETAGKVVVQDRCPKIEFPRLG
- a CDS encoding FAD-binding oxidoreductase — its product is MDLLFSNDRRGEYPPSLYASQVDLLDPFPALTGEARADVCIVGAGYTGLSAALHLAERGFDVALLEAHRVGFGASGRNGGQIGSGQRLDPQELEGIAGKETARILWDMAEDAKALTRDLAARSGVRLHDGVAHAFRTSSELDAARREIEHLARDYDYDRVESFGAEAFREILPSPAYQGGALDHGAGHVNPLALALGMARLARDAGARIHENSHVTQIEFATDATGKSLLRTEAGAIRCDHVILACNGYLGDLSREVASRVMPINNFIAATAPLGARAADVLRRRIAVHDTKFVVNYWRLDDEDRLVFGGGENVSYRFPQDIASKVRKPLAQIYPDLADIPFTHAWGGTLAITMNRLPCFARPAPNALSASGFSGHGVALATLAGRQMAEAVAGQAEGFDIMAALPSPRFPGGALLRWPMLVAGMSWYALRDRLGF